The following are from one region of the Segatella oris genome:
- a CDS encoding RNA polymerase sigma factor has product MEYNEKEILEALRNEKTKYHAFSQLVEHYREPLYWRIRRIVIAHEDANDVLQNTFIKVWSNMDKFQMRAQFSTWINRIAINESLDFLRSKKDKISTDEYGGVAIRLLADNYFDGDATQALLQEAIATLPEVQRTVFNLRYFDEMKYNEMSQVLGTSEGALKASYHLAVKKICDFLKLRD; this is encoded by the coding sequence ATGGAATACAATGAAAAAGAGATTTTGGAGGCATTGAGGAACGAAAAGACTAAATATCATGCCTTTTCTCAATTAGTGGAGCACTATCGCGAGCCGCTATATTGGCGTATCAGGCGCATTGTCATAGCGCATGAAGATGCAAATGATGTCTTGCAGAATACGTTTATAAAGGTGTGGAGTAATATGGACAAGTTCCAAATGCGTGCCCAGTTTTCTACATGGATTAATCGTATTGCTATCAACGAAAGTCTGGATTTTCTCCGCTCCAAGAAAGATAAAATAAGCACAGATGAATATGGTGGTGTGGCAATAAGACTACTGGCTGATAACTATTTTGATGGTGATGCGACACAAGCACTGCTGCAGGAGGCAATCGCAACATTGCCGGAAGTACAGCGAACAGTCTTTAATTTGCGTTACTTTGACGAAATGAAATATAACGAGATGAGTCAAGTTTTAGGAACAAGCGAAGGAGCTTTGAAAGCAAGTTACCACTTGGCAGTGAAAAAAATCTGTGATTTTTTAAAGCTGCGTGATTAA
- the truA gene encoding tRNA pseudouridine(38-40) synthase TruA → MQRYFIYLSYDGSAYHGWQIQPNGISVQEKLQEALSKLLRQKIEIVGAGRTDTGVHARMMVAHFDFPKSIEEEQLRYRLNRLLPRDITINKVIPVEADMHARFSAKWRTYRYYIHTQKNAFLRHYSYESPYKLDYQLMNQGAELLKSHTDFAAFCKTGADNKSTLCTIRECKWVQTSAISWYFEITANRFLRNMVRATVGTLFLLGRHHISLDDLDYILQEGDRSNAGESMPGHALFLENIEY, encoded by the coding sequence ATGCAAAGGTATTTCATTTATCTCAGCTATGATGGCTCAGCTTATCACGGGTGGCAAATTCAACCTAATGGTATTTCTGTACAGGAGAAGCTTCAGGAAGCTCTTTCCAAACTTCTTCGGCAGAAGATAGAGATTGTTGGAGCCGGGCGTACTGACACGGGAGTACATGCTCGAATGATGGTTGCCCATTTTGATTTTCCTAAAAGTATAGAAGAAGAACAGCTGAGGTATAGGCTTAATAGGCTGTTGCCACGTGATATTACTATCAATAAAGTGATACCTGTGGAAGCGGATATGCACGCACGCTTTTCGGCAAAATGGCGCACGTATCGGTACTACATTCATACACAAAAAAATGCTTTTCTGCGTCATTATTCCTATGAAAGTCCTTATAAACTCGATTATCAGTTGATGAATCAGGGGGCAGAGCTACTGAAAAGTCACACAGATTTTGCAGCATTCTGCAAGACCGGAGCCGACAATAAGTCCACACTGTGTACTATAAGAGAATGCAAATGGGTGCAGACTTCTGCTATTTCGTGGTACTTTGAGATTACAGCTAATCGCTTTTTAAGAAATATGGTGCGTGCAACCGTGGGGACTCTGTTTCTTTTGGGACGTCATCATATTTCGCTTGATGATTTGGATTACATCTTACAAGAAGGTGATCGAAGTAATGCAGGAGAGAGTATGCCTGGTCATGCTTTGTTCTTGGAGAACATAGAATATTGA